In Candidatus Epulonipiscium sp., a single genomic region encodes these proteins:
- a CDS encoding threonine/serine exporter family protein, which produces MKHKMLLRFAMQAGEIMLRSGAETYRVEDTIHRILSVYNLDVIEAFVTPTGIFATIDDKSIEMTTLVKRIKYRSIRLDKVTLVNDLSRKFVEGKISLTHAINELNVIDKTPPYPSHIIIGATGLASSFFTLVFGGTLIDFLVSFAIGICLGIMQLYFNKAKASRFLVDLIGGCLIGVLALISTLFIFQVNLDQIIIGSIMPLVPGVAITNAIRDTIEGDLLSGVSRGVEAFFIAVSIAVGVGVALKIWFVLQGGVI; this is translated from the coding sequence ATGAAACATAAAATGTTGCTAAGATTTGCCATGCAGGCAGGGGAAATTATGTTAAGAAGTGGTGCGGAGACTTACCGGGTAGAAGATACTATTCATAGGATTCTTTCTGTTTATAATTTAGATGTTATAGAAGCATTTGTAACCCCTACAGGTATCTTTGCTACCATTGACGACAAATCTATAGAAATGACAACCCTCGTTAAAAGAATCAAATACCGCTCTATCCGCCTTGATAAAGTAACTTTAGTAAATGATTTATCTAGAAAATTTGTAGAAGGGAAAATTTCCCTTACCCATGCAATAAATGAACTAAATGTAATAGATAAAACCCCTCCCTACCCATCCCATATTATTATCGGAGCAACCGGGCTTGCTTCTTCATTTTTTACTCTTGTATTTGGAGGAACTCTAATAGATTTTCTTGTTTCATTTGCCATAGGGATTTGTTTAGGAATTATGCAGTTATATTTTAACAAGGCAAAGGCCTCTAGATTCTTAGTTGATTTAATAGGCGGATGCCTAATCGGAGTATTAGCTCTTATATCAACCTTATTTATCTTTCAGGTAAATTTAGATCAAATTATTATAGGCTCTATCATGCCCCTCGTTCCCGGAGTAGCCATTACTAATGCTATACGGGATACTATTGAGGGAGATTTGCTATCTGGCGTTTCTAGAGGTGTAGAAGCTTTCTTTATTGCCGTATCCATAGCAGTAGGGGTTGGGGTAGCTCTTAAAATATGGTTTGTATTACAAGGAGGTGTTATATGA
- a CDS encoding threonine/serine exporter yields MIVQTISTFFATFFFGILFNISKKELLYCGVIGAIGWVIYLSFLGFSSSVVLSSFISSLTISILSKFFSKVRKVPVTIFLISGIIPLVPGAGMYRTVYSMLSQNFEDAAFYGAQTLQVAGVIAIAIIFTSSFPSISKK; encoded by the coding sequence ATGATTGTCCAAACTATAAGCACATTCTTTGCCACCTTTTTCTTTGGAATATTATTTAATATCTCGAAAAAAGAACTTTTATACTGTGGGGTCATCGGAGCTATAGGATGGGTTATATATCTTAGTTTTTTAGGATTTAGCAGTTCTGTAGTATTATCTAGCTTCATTAGCTCTCTTACAATAAGTATATTATCTAAATTTTTTTCTAAGGTAAGAAAAGTTCCCGTTACTATCTTTTTAATATCAGGAATCATTCCCCTTGTCCCTGGAGCAGGGATGTATAGAACAGTTTATTCTATGCTTTCTCAAAATTTCGAGGATGCGGCATTTTATGGGGCACAGACATTACAGGTGGCTGGAGTTATTGCTATTGCTATTATATTTACTTCATCGTTTCCATCAATATCAAAAAAATAA
- a CDS encoding ACT domain-containing protein — MLMKQISVFVQNQKGRLAKITRILTENGVNISGTCLADTTEFGILRMVVDKPNKALEVIKEAGFTVNTTEIFAVAVPHTPGGLNEVLNFLDEEDIGIEYLYSFTHKTIHEALILFCVDDPKKAIEVLQEKGIKVLNQEEVFS; from the coding sequence ATGTTAATGAAACAAATCTCTGTATTTGTTCAAAACCAAAAAGGCAGGCTGGCGAAGATTACTAGAATACTTACAGAAAATGGAGTAAATATAAGTGGAACATGTCTAGCTGACACTACTGAATTTGGAATACTTAGGATGGTAGTGGATAAACCGAACAAAGCCCTAGAAGTAATAAAAGAAGCCGGATTTACAGTCAATACTACGGAAATATTTGCAGTAGCTGTACCCCATACCCCCGGCGGATTAAATGAAGTATTAAACTTTTTAGATGAAGAAGACATAGGAATAGAATATCTATATTCCTTTACCCACAAAACCATCCACGAGGCATTGATTTTATTTTGTGTGGATGATCCAAAGAAGGCAATAGAAGTATTGCAGGAAAAAGGAATCAAAGTACTAAATCAAGAAGAAGTTTTTTCCTAG
- a CDS encoding indolepyruvate oxidoreductase subunit beta — MNTRNILIVGVGGQGTLLTSRIIGDVAINKGYDVKMSEVHGMAQRGGSVVTHVKYGNEVYSPLVEEGCADILLAFEKLEALRWIHYLKEDGIAIVNEQEINPMPVITGAAKYPDNTIERIKEACKDTYVVDALKIAKELGNMRVLNTVLLGMLAKHLGLPEEEWNAAIERTVPPKTIEINKKAFLTGYQL; from the coding sequence ATGAACACAAGAAATATACTAATCGTGGGGGTTGGGGGACAAGGTACCCTTTTGACCAGCAGAATAATAGGGGATGTAGCAATAAACAAAGGCTATGATGTTAAAATGTCTGAAGTCCATGGAATGGCCCAAAGAGGAGGCAGTGTTGTCACCCATGTGAAATATGGAAATGAGGTATATTCACCTTTAGTTGAAGAAGGCTGTGCTGATATACTCTTAGCTTTTGAAAAATTAGAGGCTCTACGGTGGATTCATTATCTAAAAGAAGATGGGATTGCCATAGTAAATGAGCAGGAAATAAACCCCATGCCAGTTATTACGGGAGCAGCAAAATACCCTGATAATACCATAGAAAGAATAAAAGAGGCTTGTAAAGACACCTATGTTGTTGATGCCCTTAAGATAGCAAAAGAATTAGGCAATATGAGGGTATTAAATACGGTGCTTCTTGGAATGCTAGCAAAGCACCTAGGACTTCCAGAAGAAGAATGGAATGCAGCAATCGAAAGAACTGTGCCCCCTAAAACCATAGAAATAAATAAAAAGGCATTTTTAACTGGCTACCAATTATAA
- the iorA gene encoding indolepyruvate ferredoxin oxidoreductase subunit alpha, with protein MKKLILGNEAIARGAYEAGVKVATAYPGTPSTEITEFIAKYDEIYAEWSPNEKVAMEVAIGASMGGARAMVSMKHVGVNVAADPLFTVAYTGVNGGLVVLVADDPGMHSSQNEQDSRHYARAAHIPMLEPSNSQEAKDYVKLAFELSEQYDTPIFVRMTTRISHAQSIVEFGERQNIELKPYEKNIQKNVMMPGMAIKRHVVVENRMNKMAADANEFDINKVEWADKKIGVITSGIAYQYTKEALPEASVLKLGLVHPLPKKLIKDFAKEVETLYIVEELEPIIEDQVKSWGISIIGKEVFSVQGELSPRKIQKAVLNTEKNIKAPEKLPGRPPVLCPGCPHRGMYYVLKKLKLNATGDIGCYTLGALPPLEGIDTCVCMGASIGMAHGMEKARGREFSKNWVGIIGDSTFIHSGITGLIDIVYNKGMSTVIILDNSTTGMTGHQDNPATGRTIKGEAAPILNLVELSRAVGIKNVRVVDPFDLKEVETVLKEETNRDEPSVIIASRPCALLIKTREPAYKINDNCIQCGLCLRLGCPAIEKQDGKIVINDALCNGCGLCTRVCKTAAIVKEGE; from the coding sequence ATGAAAAAACTAATATTAGGAAATGAGGCCATAGCCAGGGGGGCCTATGAAGCCGGGGTAAAAGTAGCAACAGCATATCCGGGAACCCCTAGTACTGAAATAACCGAATTTATTGCCAAATACGATGAAATTTATGCAGAATGGTCTCCCAATGAAAAGGTGGCAATGGAAGTAGCCATAGGGGCCTCCATGGGGGGAGCCAGGGCCATGGTTTCCATGAAGCACGTAGGAGTAAATGTGGCTGCAGACCCCCTATTTACTGTAGCTTATACGGGGGTAAATGGGGGATTAGTAGTTTTAGTAGCTGATGATCCGGGAATGCATAGTTCCCAAAATGAGCAAGATAGCCGCCATTATGCAAGAGCTGCCCATATTCCGATGCTTGAGCCTTCTAATAGTCAGGAAGCAAAGGACTATGTCAAGCTAGCATTTGAACTTAGTGAACAATATGATACACCTATTTTTGTTCGTATGACAACCCGCATTTCCCATGCGCAAAGCATTGTGGAATTTGGTGAAAGACAAAACATAGAATTAAAGCCATATGAAAAAAACATACAAAAGAATGTTATGATGCCGGGAATGGCAATAAAAAGACATGTAGTAGTTGAAAATAGAATGAATAAGATGGCTGCAGATGCTAATGAATTTGATATTAATAAAGTGGAATGGGCTGACAAAAAAATTGGGGTTATTACCAGTGGTATAGCTTATCAGTATACAAAAGAAGCTCTACCAGAAGCTTCGGTACTAAAACTGGGGCTGGTACATCCCTTACCCAAAAAGTTAATTAAAGATTTTGCTAAGGAAGTAGAAACCCTTTATATTGTAGAGGAATTAGAACCAATCATAGAAGATCAAGTAAAAAGCTGGGGAATATCTATCATAGGAAAAGAAGTGTTCTCAGTTCAGGGAGAATTGTCCCCAAGAAAAATACAAAAAGCAGTTTTAAACACAGAAAAAAATATCAAAGCCCCAGAAAAACTTCCGGGACGTCCACCTGTACTATGTCCAGGATGCCCCCACAGAGGAATGTATTATGTTCTAAAAAAACTAAAACTTAATGCTACAGGAGATATTGGCTGTTATACCTTGGGGGCCCTTCCACCACTAGAAGGAATTGATACCTGTGTTTGTATGGGGGCTAGTATAGGTATGGCCCATGGGATGGAAAAAGCAAGAGGAAGAGAATTCTCTAAGAATTGGGTTGGAATTATTGGAGATTCCACATTTATTCATTCAGGAATCACAGGATTGATTGATATAGTATATAACAAGGGAATGTCCACAGTTATCATTTTAGATAACTCAACCACAGGAATGACAGGGCACCAAGATAATCCAGCGACGGGAAGAACTATCAAAGGGGAAGCAGCGCCTATTCTAAACTTAGTAGAATTATCTAGAGCTGTAGGAATCAAAAATGTAAGGGTAGTGGATCCATTTGACTTAAAAGAAGTAGAAACCGTATTAAAAGAAGAAACAAATAGAGATGAACCATCTGTTATAATTGCTAGTAGGCCCTGTGCATTATTAATCAAAACAAGGGAACCAGCATATAAGATTAACGATAATTGTATACAATGTGGATTATGTTTAAGATTAGGTTGCCCTGCAATTGAAAAACAGGATGGTAAGATTGTTATAAACGATGCTCTTTGTAATGGATGTGGGCTTTGTACAAGAGTTTGTAAAACTGCTGCAATCGTAAAGGAAGGTGAGTAG
- a CDS encoding phenylacetate--CoA ligase, translating to MIWSREETLGREKMEEIQIKRLKNTIKRVYDKVPFYRQRLDEIGITPEDIHSLEELKKIPFTEKEDLREHYPFGLFAVPKKELVRVHGSSGTTGKPTVVGYTRNDLNMWTELTARMAATAGATDEDVAQIAFGYGLFTGAFGLHYGLEKIGAMVVPMSSGNTEKQIMLMKDFETTLLVSTPSYALHIAEVAEQMGIDPVTDLKIGLGLFGGEGHTEEMRRQLEKKWGMIATENYGMSELIGPGVSGECQYKCGMHIAEDHFIAEIIDPVTEEVLPLGKKGELVITTITKEALPLLRYRTKDITYLIEEKCECGRTLIRMAKVQGRSDDMLIIRGVNIFPSQIESVLVGMEEIGPHYEIIVKKKGYMDTLELNVELIDGRLLERYSKLQALKDKISHNLRTVLGIDAKINLVEPKTLKRFEGKAKRVIDLR from the coding sequence ATGATTTGGTCTAGGGAAGAAACGCTAGGAAGAGAGAAGATGGAAGAAATCCAGATAAAAAGACTTAAAAATACCATAAAAAGAGTATATGATAAGGTTCCTTTTTATAGACAAAGGCTGGATGAAATAGGAATTACCCCTGAAGATATTCATTCTTTAGAAGAGCTTAAAAAAATACCTTTTACGGAGAAAGAAGATTTAAGGGAACATTATCCTTTTGGATTGTTTGCCGTACCAAAAAAAGAATTGGTAAGAGTCCATGGTTCTTCGGGTACGACGGGAAAGCCCACTGTTGTAGGCTATACAAGAAATGATTTGAATATGTGGACAGAACTTACGGCCCGAATGGCAGCTACTGCAGGGGCAACCGATGAAGATGTAGCACAAATTGCCTTTGGATATGGATTGTTTACTGGGGCTTTTGGGCTTCATTATGGACTTGAAAAAATAGGAGCCATGGTTGTACCTATGTCTTCCGGAAATACCGAAAAACAGATTATGCTTATGAAAGATTTTGAAACAACACTTCTTGTCAGTACCCCATCCTATGCACTTCATATAGCAGAAGTAGCTGAGCAAATGGGAATTGACCCAGTTACTGATTTGAAAATAGGATTGGGCCTATTTGGTGGAGAAGGTCATACGGAAGAAATGAGAAGACAATTAGAAAAAAAATGGGGAATGATAGCTACAGAAAATTATGGAATGAGTGAGCTAATAGGCCCTGGGGTTTCGGGAGAATGTCAATACAAATGCGGAATGCATATTGCAGAAGACCATTTCATTGCCGAAATAATAGATCCTGTTACTGAGGAAGTATTACCCTTAGGAAAGAAAGGGGAACTGGTTATAACCACAATTACAAAAGAAGCCCTTCCCCTTCTTAGATATAGGACAAAGGATATTACATATCTGATTGAAGAAAAATGTGAATGCGGAAGAACCCTTATTAGGATGGCAAAGGTTCAAGGTAGAAGTGATGACATGTTAATCATAAGAGGAGTAAATATTTTTCCGTCGCAAATAGAAAGCGTTTTGGTGGGTATGGAAGAAATAGGTCCTCATTATGAAATAATTGTAAAGAAAAAAGGATATATGGATACCTTAGAGTTAAATGTTGAGCTAATTGATGGACGACTTTTAGAAAGATACAGCAAATTACAGGCACTTAAAGATAAAATCAGCCATAACCTTAGGACGGTCTTAGGAATTGATGCCAAAATAAATCTTGTAGAACCAAAAACCCTAAAAAGATTCGAGGGTAAAGCAAAGAGAGTTATAGACCTGCGTTAG
- a CDS encoding sodium/solute symporter (Members of the Solute:Sodium Symporter (SSS), TC 2.A.21 as described in tcdb.org, catalyze solute:Na+ symport. Known solutes for members of the family include sugars, amino acids, nucleosides, inositols, vitamins, urea or anions, depending on the system.), which yields MHIIFLVLYIMTIIGIGIMSRKKVKGIDGFFLGNRNVPPWMSAFSYGTAYFSAVIFIGYAGKIGWSSGISTLWIVVGNTVVGSFLAWQILGRKTREMTQRLNVSTMPQFIEVRYQSKALKIVTAAIVFIFLVPYSASVYKGLSYLFEELFGMSTVTAILIMSILTAIYLFLGGFVAATIADFIQGIIMIIGVILMLFFIINNPTVGGVANAFEKLRSIDSNLMNPINPPGGIGTILSLVILTSLGSWGLPQMVHKFYTIKDEKSIVSAKWVSTGFALLVAFGAYFTGVLSRLFFPNVMPMVDGVANPDMIIPQVFANTLPNFVSAIILILILSASMSTLASLVLASSSAVALDLIEGALFPKINKNKLMIIMKFLCVLFVVLSFIIAITPNHVLSLAALSWGVVSGCLLAPYLLGLYWEKVTKTGVWAGIITAIVLVVGGALITNMDPSLTPLLSCLGIIVPLVIVPVVSLVTKKYEESHLNLIFNKNKINLLKKERMATDDLV from the coding sequence ATGCATATTATATTTTTAGTGTTGTATATAATGACAATTATAGGAATAGGCATAATGAGTCGAAAAAAGGTAAAAGGGATTGATGGTTTTTTTCTGGGTAATAGGAATGTTCCCCCATGGATGAGTGCATTTTCATACGGGACAGCCTATTTTTCAGCAGTTATATTCATAGGATATGCGGGAAAGATAGGATGGAGTTCGGGTATCTCAACCTTATGGATTGTGGTTGGAAATACCGTAGTAGGAAGCTTTTTAGCGTGGCAAATATTAGGTAGAAAAACAAGAGAAATGACCCAGCGGCTTAATGTGTCTACAATGCCCCAGTTTATTGAAGTACGCTACCAAAGCAAGGCTTTAAAAATAGTGACTGCTGCCATTGTCTTTATATTTCTAGTTCCTTATTCTGCTTCTGTTTATAAAGGATTAAGTTATTTGTTCGAAGAATTATTTGGAATGTCAACAGTTACAGCTATTCTTATTATGAGCATTTTAACAGCTATATATTTGTTTCTTGGAGGATTTGTGGCAGCTACGATTGCCGATTTTATTCAAGGAATTATTATGATAATTGGTGTTATATTAATGTTATTTTTCATAATTAACAATCCGACAGTTGGGGGAGTTGCTAATGCTTTTGAAAAATTAAGAAGTATTGATTCTAATCTTATGAATCCTATTAATCCCCCGGGAGGAATAGGAACAATACTGTCCCTAGTTATTCTTACCAGTTTAGGTAGTTGGGGACTTCCACAGATGGTACATAAGTTTTATACTATAAAGGACGAAAAATCCATTGTATCGGCAAAATGGGTTTCCACGGGATTTGCTCTACTTGTTGCCTTTGGGGCATATTTTACAGGGGTCTTGAGTAGATTATTCTTCCCCAATGTTATGCCTATGGTAGATGGGGTTGCAAATCCAGATATGATTATTCCGCAAGTATTTGCTAATACCCTACCGAATTTTGTATCTGCTATTATATTGATTTTGATTTTATCGGCTTCTATGTCTACCTTAGCCTCTTTGGTTCTAGCATCCAGCTCTGCGGTAGCTTTGGATTTAATAGAGGGAGCCTTATTTCCTAAGATTAATAAAAACAAGTTAATGATTATTATGAAATTCTTATGCGTTCTTTTTGTAGTACTTTCTTTTATTATAGCCATTACACCAAATCATGTCTTATCTTTAGCTGCTCTTTCTTGGGGAGTTGTATCGGGGTGTTTGCTTGCTCCGTACTTATTAGGATTGTATTGGGAAAAGGTAACGAAAACAGGAGTTTGGGCAGGAATTATAACAGCTATTGTGTTGGTAGTTGGAGGGGCGCTTATAACTAATATGGATCCTAGTCTTACTCCGCTACTCAGCTGCTTAGGGATTATAGTTCCCTTGGTGATAGTTCCCGTCGTAAGTCTTGTAACGAAAAAATATGAAGAAAGCCATTTAAATCTTATTTTTAATAAGAATAAAATAAATCTCTTGAAAAAAGAAAGGATGGCAACAGATGATTTGGTCTAG